One Acidobacteriota bacterium genomic window, GCGACCGCCGGGGAGGAGTGCACCGAATCCTCTGTTTCGAACCGCCATTTTAGCTTCCCTGATTTAGCATCGAGGGCGTAGAGGTAGCTATCATAGCTTCCGAAGTAGACGGTGCCGTTAGCAACTGCCGGGGAGGAGCGCACCCAATACCCTGTTTCGAACCGCCATTTCAGCTTCCCTGATTTAGCATCGAGGGCGTAGAGGTAGTGATCGCTGCTTCCGAAGTAGACGGTGCCATCAGCGACCGCCGGGGAGGACCACACCGCATTCCCTGTTTTGAACTTCCATTTTAGCTTCCCTGATTTAGCATCGAGGGCGTAGAGGTAGTCATCGCCGCTTCCGAAGTAGACGGTGCCATCGGCGACCGCCGGGGAGGAGTCCACCGTACCCTCTGTTTCGAACCTCCATTTCAGCTTCCCTGATTTAGCATCGAGGGCGTAGAGGTAGTGATCGTGGCTTCCGAAGTAGACGATGTCATCGGCGACTGCCGGGGAGGAGTCCACCGCATTCCCTGTTTTGAACTTCCACCTTATCCGGTGGAATTCGGGAACCCCCTTTGTCTTATAGACCCCGGTATGAGCGAGGTTTGCCCGGAACATCATTTCATCCCTCCTTAGGTGAATACACCGTACACTTTTGGAAAAGGGTATGCTTTCACCACTATAAACTCTTCTCCCCTAATTTTCAAGAGGTATTTGGGAGTCGATCCCGATTAGGAAGGAGGTTCCTCGCCGGCGAGCCAGACGCCGTTTTTCGTTCGGTTCTTTATCACATACATCGCTTTATCCGCCAGGCGGATCAGCTCAGCAACAGAAGAGGCGTTTTTCGGATAGGTGGCGATGCCGAAGCTGGCGGTAAGTCTTATGTCCAGTCCCTTGGCTGTGGCGAAGCGATGAGAGGCTATTTTCTCCCTCAGGTTTTCGGCGAGCCTTTTCGCTTCGCAGACATCGGTATCGGGGAGGACGATGATATACTCATCACCACCATAGCGAACCAAGATGCAGTCTCGGGGGCTTTCCTCCTTTAAGAGGAGAGCCACCTCCTTTAGTACTTCGCCTCCGACCTCGTGTCCGTAGTTGTCGTTTACCTCTTTGAAGAAATCGAGGTCGAGGAAGATAAAGGAGAGAGGCTTTCCCTCCCTTTTCGCCTTTTCCATCTCCTCCCTCGCCTTTCTGAAGAGATAGCGTGAATTGTAGAGACCGGTGAGGTCATCGGTTATGGCGAGGAGTTGGGTTTTCTCGTAAAGGGTGGCGTTCTCTATGGCGATCGAGGCGAAGTCTGCCACCAGCTCCATCTTCTCGAGATCATAGTTGGTGAATCTGCCGCCTTCGCCTACTTTATTTATGATCTCGATGACTCCGAGCGTTTTGTTCCTGCTTACTAAAGGGACACAGAGTATCGACTTTGTTTTGAACCCGAGTATCTTATCGATATCGGGAAAGAAGCGCGGGTCCTTCCTCACATCGTTTACCAGGGCGGGTTTCTTCTCCTTAGCTACCCAGCCGGCAATCCCCTGGCCTATCTTGAGCTTTACTCCCTTGAGTTTCCCCCCCTTGGAGCCGAGAGCTTCTTTGAAGACGAGCTTTTCTCCCTCTTGATCTATGAGGAGAAGGGACCAAGCCTCCGAAGGAACGAGGGAGGTGCTTATATCCATCAGCTTAGTAAGTACCTCTCGAAGTTCTAAGGTGGAGGTTAAGGTCCTTCCTACCTCCCGGTAGAAATCGAACATCAACCGCGAGGTACTGCCCTTTTCCTGCTCAGGTAAATCTTCCATCCTTTTCCTGTAGGCAGAAAGCTATTTGGCTAGCTCGAGCTTCCCCCTCTTTTCCTCTATAAGTTCAACCAAACCGAGGACAAAGACCAGAGAGACGGCATAATGGAAGATCATCTCGAATATGGTGCCAAAGAACCCCCTTACTCCGCTTACCCGCGCCATATGTATGGCAGGTCGGAATAGATGGTAGATGATGAAGAGGAGACCGAGGAGAAGGAGTATCTGGGTGGATTTTTTAGTAAGGGTAGGCGATTCCACCTTCTGCCACTCCGCCACCCTCTTTAGGGCGATCACCACCGCTATGGCTAAGGGGATAAGGAAAAGAATGGCATCAGCGGAGTAGATTTTGAAGTTATAGTAGAAGAGATATTGAAGGGGTATTCGTCCACCTTCTATTGGGAGGATCATTAGAAAGAGATAGGAAAAAGCGGATATAAAGAGGATCTTAGCCAGCTCTTCCTGTTCCTTAAGGTAGAGATTAGCGAAGAGACCAAGCATCATCAGGAGGAAGAGGATGGTGAGAAGAAAACCAAAAAAGGAATAGCCGGTGGCGGCGATGGAGACGAACATCCCAAGGACGACAAGTCCCATATGGGCGAGCGAGACCAAAAGCTTGGTAAGCGATTGAGAAAGAAAGAGGTAACCTACTCCAAAGGAGGCGAGGGAGGCGATTAGCCAGTAGGCATCTGCACCCTCAAATCCGAGGAGCAACATCTTGAAGAGAAGGGAGAAGAACCACACCGCGGAGGTTGCCATTGCAAGGAACAACACCGGGTTGGTTCCGAATTCATATCTTTTTTCTTTCATCTGACCTAAACCCCTTTTTGCTTCCCTTTAAATTACTTAAGTTTCTTCAATTATAAAAACTTTTCTTTGGCTGATATCCTATAAGATATGCCTCCTTCTGTCAAGGTTTTTGAAAAGTGAGATCAAAGCAGTTCATCCCGTCCTTCTTCTTTTAGTTTAGCGATGATCTTCTTCACCTCCTGGGCTCGATCCTCGTGGCAGATGAGAAGGACATCGTCCGTTTCTACTACTACCAGATGGGAAACCCCAATAGCTGCTACTGGCTTTTTGGGGCTATCGATGATATTTTCTGTCGAGTCGATGGCAAAGAATTCCCCCCTAACCCGGTTTCCATTATCATCCTTTTCCCATACCGCCTTTAGTGCCTTAAAGCTTCCAAGGTCGTTCCAGGGAAAGATCCCCTTTACGCAAAGGATGTTTTCCGCCCGTTCCATTATTGCATAGTCGATGGAATCGACCGGTGCTTTGGCATAGAAGCGGACTACCGCTTCTTTTTCCTCCTCTTCTGTTCTTGCTGAGGCTATCTCTTCAAGCAGGGGATAGAGCTCGGGTTGATGTTCGGAAAAGGCAGAAAGGAGCGTTTTTATCCCGAAGACGAATATCCCCGAATTCCAGAAGAAGTTTCCCGCCGCAAGATAACTCTCCGCTTTTTTCCGATCGGGTTTTTCCACGAACCGGTTTACCTTGAATATCTCACATCCCTTTATCTCTTCCTCCTTTTCTCCTACTTCGATGTAGCCGTACCCCGTCTCCGGATAGCTTGGTTTTATGCCAAAGGTTATCAGGTTATCACCCACCTTTGCCCTCTCCACCGCAGCGGAAAGGGCGAGGCGGAAGAGATCGTCATCCCCAATGTGATGATCAGCGGGAAGGGCGACCATTACCTCGTCTGGGTCTATTCGATGGAGGTGGGCGGCGGCAAACCCAAGACAGGGGGCAGTGCTTTTCCCCGCCGGCTCGACGAGGATGTTTTCCTCAGGTGCTTCAGGGATCCTTTCTCGAAGGAGATGGCGGTGGGCTTCGCCGATGACGAAAAATATCTTATCGTAGGGGACAAGAGGGAGGAGGCGGGATACTGTTTCCTCGATCATCGTCCGTTCCGATGCGATGGGGAGGAACTGTTTCGGCAGATTCTTCCTGCTTCGGGGCCAGAAACGGGTTCCGGAGCCACCCGCCATTATCACCGCAAACATAGGCTATCTCCCCTCTTTGTGCCCTTCCATAAATTCCTTGAGCTTATCCTCCATCATCCTCCGGATCTCGTTGAGCCTTTTCTCTGTATCTGCCTCGAACCGGAGGACGATCACCGGCTGGGTGTTAGATGGTCTGATCAGCCCCCAACCATCGGGAAAGACTACCCTCACTCCATCTACATCGATGGTCTGGTAGTGTTCGTCGAAATATTTTTTCGCCTTCTCCACCACTGAGAACTTGATCTCATCGGGACAGGGGAGACGGATCTCCGGAGTGAAATAGGTCTTGGGGACATCGGCTAAATGCTCAGATATGGTTTTCTCCTCTCTGCTCAGGATCTCCAATAAACGGCAGGCGGCGAAGATGGCATCATCGAATCCGTAGTAATTGTCGGCGAAAAAGAGATGCCCGCTCATCTCCCCGGCTAAAGGGGCGTTTATCTCCGCCATCTTCTTCTTGATGAGGGAGTGCCCTGTCTTCCACATAACCGGGCGCCCCCCGTGTTTTTCGATGTCTTCGATTAGTGTCTTGGAGCATTTCACCTCGAAGATGATGGGAGCGCCGGGGTTCCTTTTAAGGACATCGCGAGAGAAGATTATGAGGAGCTTATCTCCCCAGACGATCTCCCCCTTCTCATCGATTACCCCTAACCTGTCTGCATCGCCGTCGAAGCCGAGGCCAAGGTCGTAACCCCCCTCCTTAACCGTTTTGATGAGGTCGGTTAAGTACTCGGGGACAGTGGGATCGGGATGGTGGTGAGGGAATCTTCCGTTGAGCTCGCAGTAAAGCTCCTTTACCTCACAGCCGAGTTCCCGGATGAGCCTTGGGGCGATCAAGCCAGCGGTGCCGTTTCCCGCATCGATCACCACCCTTAACTTCCGCTCGATCTTGATCCTCTCTTTGATCGCCTCGATGTAATCATCGATCAGGCTCCGCGAGCTGAGGGAGCCCGTTCCCGAGGCGAACTCCCCCTTCTCTATTATCTTCCTCACTTCCTGAATCTTCTCCCCATATATCGCCTTTTTCCCCTCACAGATCTTGAACCCATTGAATGAAGGAGGGTTGTGGGAGCCGGTTACCATAACCCCACCATCGAGGTCGAGGTAATGGAGGGAGAAATAAAAAAGTGGGGTAGTAACTACCCCAAGGTCGATCACCTCTGCTCCCGTTTCTATAAGGCCTTTTATTAGTGCTTTGGAGAAAGACTCGGAGGAAAGGCGATTATCCCTTCCCACCGATAGAAGCTTTTTCCCTCTCTCTTTGAGGTAGGTCCCTATCCCCAGACCGAGTTGATGCACCACTTCAGGGGTAAGGTCCTTGTCCACCTCACCTCGGATATCGTAAGCCCTGAAGATCCCTTGGTTCATCTTTGCTCCTATAGGGTTACATTTATCAACCTGTACCTTCGGGTTCCTAACCCGATCCTCTCGGCATAAGAGAGCCAGCCCCGCCAATCGACATCCGGGAAGAGAGCGCGAAACTTGTCCTCTCCGGGATTGAAGCCAGAGGTCAGCTTCGAGTTCTTTAGCCCTTGCTGCTGGTTGACCAGATCAACCGATGCCTGGTCGATCGCCACCGGGTCCCGGGAGGCGAGGATGCCGATGTCGGGAACGATGGGGTTATCGCTGAAGGTGAAGCAGTCACAATCAGGGGTTATGTCGAGGAGGAAGTTGAAAAACACGGTCTTATCCCTCTTTTTCTCCCAAGCAGCGTAGGCGGTCTCAACCGTCTTTTCCGCCACTACCTCCGGTGCCTCGTTCCACAGGATCCTGATCGCCCCCTGACGGCAAATGGTGATACAATCACCACAGCCGATGCATCTTTTTAGATCGAAGCTCGCCTTCCCCTTGATTATCTTTATCGCCGATACAGGACAGACAGCGACACATTCACCACATCCGATACAGAGTTCTTCCCTTCTTAACTCCGGCTTTATGTGGGCGTGCATCTGTTGTTTACCGCTTCTCGGCGCTGCTCCCATTCCCAGATTCTTTATCGCCCCACCGAAGGAGGTTATCATATGACCTTTAAAGTGGGTGAGCACTATCAGGGCGTCCGCGTAATAGATAGCGGAAGCAATGCGGACCTTCTTGAACCGCGGGAGGTTGACCTCCACCTCTACATAATCTTGGGAGATAAGACCATCGGCGATGATAACCGGTGCCCCAATTGTGGCGTAGGAGAAGCCGTGAGAGATAGCGAGTTCCAAATGATCCACCGCATTCTTTCTTTTCCCGATGTAGAGGGTATTTGTATCGGTGAGGAACGGTTTCCCTCCTCGCTCTTTGATCAAGGAGACGATGGGGGAGACGAAGATGGGACGGAGATAGCGGGTTCCTCCCTCTTCCCCCATATGGAGTTTTATCGCTACCAGATCCCCTTCATCTACGAAATCGTTCCCCACTCGGTTGATCAAAGCGATTAACTTCTCTATTAGGCTTTTGTTCTCCGTTGCCCGGGAACTGACAAAATATACCTCCGACATCTTCCTCTCCCCTTGGTGCCAAGTTTTCTTTTTTCAGTTGGCTGGTTTTACACAGCGGAAACCTATCTCCCAACTCCGCTGTTTCGGTTCCATCCCCGCCCTTGCCGGAGTGCGGAAGAAGAAGGGATTACTCATCCATCCCCCACCCCGGATAACATAGAACCCTTTTTTATAGTCCACATCTTTATGACGATTCCCCGGGTAAGGTCTATAGGGGGAATCAACCCATTCAGCTACATTACCCGCCATATCGAAAGTGCCATAAGGGCTTTTCCCCAATATATGAGAGCCGACAGCCGAGGTACTACCTACCTCCTTTTCTCCATAAGCACACCGGTATATAGTGAATAGATGAAATAAGGAGATAGATATATCCTTATTTCCCCAGGGAAACTCCCGTTTGTCCTCCCCCCTTGCCGCCTTTTCCCATTCCTCCTCGGTAGGGAGCCTTTTCCCCGCCCATTTAGCGTAAGCTTTGGCGTCCTCCAAGGTAATGTCGCAAACAGGATGCCTCCCCGTTCCCAGTGGGTACCTCCCTTTCTCCCAGTTGGGAGGTGGAGGGTAGCCCGTTTCCTTCAAAAACTTGAAGTAATCACGATTTGTTACCTCGAACTTATCTATGTAGAAGGAATCCACAAAGACCTTATGTTGTGGTTGCTCGTTTTTGAACCACTCGGCATCCCATTTATGAGATAGGTGGCTCTGGGAGATGTCGCTTAGGTTGGTACCCATAAAGAAGCTGCCCGCTGGCACAAGCACCATTTCCCCTCTTCCGGTATCGGGGAAGATGATGAAGAGGAAAAGGAAGAGAGCGATAGCGGTTATAAGTAGTACCGCAAATATCCCAAGTATCGCCTTGGCGAAGCCACTTCTGGTGTAGCCGGCTAAGGTGAAGATCCCCCTCCTTAGGAGATAAACCCCCAAGGCTAATAGAGGAAACTCCCACAGCTTGGTATAGAAGGTGGAAAGGGGCATAAGGGTGAAGAATATCTTCACCGAGGAGGAAAGCTCACGAAAATTGGCGAGAAGATAGGAAAAACCAATACCCCATACCCCCCAGCAGAGGATTACCGTTGCTGTTGCTAAGGGGGGAATGAAGAACCGACGAGCGATAAAACCGAAGATTAGGGCGAGAGCGAAGAAAACCACTCCCTCCTCGAATCTGATCCCATTCTCCTCTATCAGGGGGAGCATCACCAGTCCGATGGCAAACGCCGCCCAGAAGATAAATAGGTCCCGAAGCGAGGAGAGGGCTCGGGATATGGTGGGTTTTATCAGCTTGAACTCGGTGGTGATGACCGCGCTTAGGGTGTTTACGCCAGAGAAAAGGAAGGGAAGATAACCGCCTCGCGGGAAAAGAAGGGGTTTCCCTCCCTTCCAATACCCAAAGAAGGGGATGAAGGAGAGGGCGAAGACAGAGATGGCGCTTATGGGTACGGAATCGGATATTATTCCGATAAGGAACGATTGGGCTACCAAGCTTATCCCAAAAGCCAGCTGGGACATCGGAGAGAGTGAGGGGTGGGTTTTGAAGAGGAAAAAGCCAAATCCCACTCCCCAAAGGAGGAGGAGGGCGTTTTTCACCCATCCTAAGAGATCGAACCGTCTCGCCCGAAGGTGTGGGATTCCCTTTTCTTCCTTCTTTCCTGTGAGCTTCCTCTTTATTCTTTCGAAGATACTGGTCGTTCTTTCTTTTTCAACCGTTGGTAGTCTCACCGTCCTTGGCTTGCCCTCAAGCGCCTGGGCGAGCTCGGATGCGGAGTTCCATCGCTCCTCTTTGTTCTTCTTCAGCGCTTTCAATATCGCCTCGTTTATTCGCTCGGGTACATCGGGGATGGGCGCTGGTTCTTCTCCCAGGATCCGAGATTGCACATCCCCCCCGGGGAAGGGAGGTTGGCCGGTTAAGAACTCGTAAAGCACCACCCCTAAGGAGTAGATATCGCTCCGCTGATCAGTTGGTTCTCCCAAAAGTTGTTCCGGTGACATATAAAGTGGAGTGCCGATCACCTTGGCATGGGTTATCCTTTTGAGACAGTCGTCTATATTAGCGGCGATGCCGAAGTCGGTTATCTTGATCACCCCTTCGTGGGTCTTCATAATGTTTGAGGGCTTTATATCCCGGTGGATCACCCCCCGGTTATGGGCGTAGCCCAACCCTGCGCAGATCTGCTTCGCGTATTCTATGGTCTCGGTAAGGGTGAACTTCTTTCTCCTCCTCAGGCTTTGTTCCAGGGTATAGCCGTCGATGTATTCCATTATTAGGAATTTGTATTTCCCCTGGTCTTCAAAATTGTAGAGCCTCACTATATTGGGATGGGTAAGTAACATCGAGGCTTTCGCCTCTTTCTTCAGGTCTTCTATTGCTTCCCGATTGTTGACCAGCTCCTGAGGGAGAAACTTGATGGCAACGGTGAGGGAAAGCTCGAGATCGAGTGCTTTGTAAACCACCCCCCGTCCTCCACGCCCCAATTCCCGGAGGATCTTATATCGCTCCCCGATGACCATTTGCGGTTTAAAGTAGGATACCGTCTCCGCCAGTTTGGGGTTGAGGCGATAGTTCTTTGGGGTGATCATCTGGGAGAGATCTGCACCGCACTTGATACAGTAGTAATTTCCATCGGGGTTCCAAGCGCCGCATTTACCACAATACATCTCTTCCCCTTCATAAAAACGAAGAAAGGATGGCAGAAAGCCACTTTTTACCTTTCAATTATACCGAGGAATGAAATAGGAGTCAAGAAGGAGGGAGATGCCTTTCTTCCATGGTTTCGAATGTTGGTCCCTTATGAGGAAGCTTTTTCTTTTTTCTCTTTTTGTTCCTCCTTTTCCGGGATGAGAAAGATAACCTTGGTTCCTTTGCCCACCTCGCTCTCGATGAATATCCTCCCTCCGTGTTTCTCGATGATGCTCTTCACGATGGGAAGGCCAAGTCCGGTTCCCTGGATCTGGGTGCTGGGGCGGTGAACCCGATGAAATTTTTCGAATACCCGTGGTATTTCATCCTTGGGGATGCCCATACCCGTATCCTCCACCTCGACCCTTATCATTCCATCCTCCCGAACAACCCTTATCCATACATTCCCCTGTTCCGGAGTGAACTTGATGGCGTTGGTGATGAGGTTTATCATCACCTGCTTCATCTGGTCGGGATCGGCAAAGACCTTGCCTATATCCGGTGCTACCTCGAGTGAAAGAGGGATACCCTTTTTCTCCGCCTGGGGCTTCAATTTCTCCACTACATCCTGGCACATATCCGGAAAATCGAACCAGACCTTCTTGGTGGGGATCCTCCCCGTTTCTATCTTCTGGATATCGAGCAGGTCCTCGATGAGCCGGGTGAGCCTCTTACCCTCATCGAGGATTATTTTAAGGAATTCGTTCCTCGTCTCCGCATCCATCTCCGGGTCGTTCAGGATGGTGGAGGCGAAACCGGTGATGGAGGCGAGAGGGGTGCGGAGCTCGTGGGAGACCGCGGAGACAAAGTCGGTCTTCATCCGGTCGATCTCGGCAAGCCGGGTTATGTCCTGAAGGAGGAGAGCTACCCCTAAAAACTCCCCTTGTGGTTCGCTGTAGATGGGGGCTATGTTCGCTCTTATAACCTTCGTCCCGGTTTCTATCTTCATCTCATAGAGATGGCGTTCCTCTGGGGATCCGCTCTTGAACTTGGCGATAACCGCTTCAACCTTCTTTCTTGTCTCCGGTTTATGACAGTCGTAGACACTTTTGCCCACCAGTTCATCCCCATCTATGTTCAGGATCGCCTCCGCCATCCGGTTTACCAAAAGCACCTTGTTCTCGGCATCGGTAACGATGAGCCCCTCGCCCATATTCTCGATCAGGTTCTCGAGATAGGCTTTTGATCTCGCTATTTCCTCCTCGAGCTTCCTTCCTCCAAGCGCCACCCCTATCTGATCGAGGAACCCTCTTACCCTTATTACATCCTCCTCCCCTAAGGGTTTGGTGTTTCCTATCCCTACTACCCCCAGTACCTCACCTCCCGCAGTTATCGGTATGTTTACGATGTAATCACAGCCAAGGAGATTGGCTATCATCGATGCGGCTGGTTTCAACTCCACCCGGTCGGTGAAATCCTTCACCAGCTCCGTTACTTCCATTGTTCCGTTCGAGAAGAGGGGACGTTTCTCCAACACCACCTTTCTCAGCTTACTTCCAGGAGAAAGTGGTATCTTAAGGCCAACGAGATCGAGCCCGGTAATCTCCTTTATCTTGGCATTCAGCGCTTCGGGCCTCGTGCTGTAGGTATAGACGAGGTACTTCTTGTCCTCGGAAAGGAGCAGCAGGTCGAAGAAGTGGTAGTTGTATATCGCTCGGGCTCCCTCACATATCATCCTGATCACCCGGGAGAGCTCTTCACCTGAGTTGAGCCTCAGGTTTATCTCCTGGATCAGCTGACTCTCACGCTCCAATACCTTGCGGTCGCTGATATCGCGGGAGGAGGCGAGCATAGCCACCACATTTCCCTCTTCATCCCGCACGCTTCCCGAGCGTAGTTCAGCGATGAACCTTTCCTTGTTCTTCCTCAAACCGATCAGCTCACCGGTCCATCCCCCTTTCAGCGTCTTTGGGATAACCTCGCGGAGGATCACATCCAGTTGTTCCGGTGCCCAGCAGTCGGCAACTCTGAATTTCAACGCCTCCTCTTTGCTGTATCCCCATATCTCGCAGAAGGCTTCGTTTACCTCTATTATCCTGCCGTCCACATCGGCGATGCAGATCGCATCCATAGAGCCGGAAAACGCTTGATAGAATAGCTTGAACCTCTCCTCCGCTTCCTTCATTTCGGATATGTCGAGTAATGCCTCTATCCCTCCGGTGATATTTCCGTTCTCGTCTCGTAAGAGATCAATGCTCCTTAATACCGTGATCCTCCTTCCGTCTTTGGTAAAGAAGTGCTTCTCTTTGCCGGAGACCGGTTTTTTTATCTCGGGGTCAAAAAGACCACAATGTTCGAGGCATTCCTCACACTCAAGGATGGAGCAGCTCTTGCCGATAAGCTCCTCCTTTCGGTAGCCAAGCAGACGCTCAAACTCACGGTTAACCTTCACTATCTTCCTATCGGGGCTTACGATGAAGACGGCAGCAGGGATAGCGTTGAACAGGATGTTCTCCACATACTCCTTCTCCCTTCGGAGCGCTTCCTCCAGCTCTTTCTTTTCGGTGATGTCTATAATTATCCCTTGATAGCCGATTACCTTTCCCCGGCTGTCTTTGACAGCAACCGCCGATTCCAAACAGTGGATCACCTCGCCGGTTTTCTTCCGATACGATACCTCGAGCTGAGATATCTTCCCCTTCTCCTTGAGCTGGTGGAGAAACCACTCCCGCTTTGCTGGTTCGAGGTAGATTTCCTTGGCGATATCGGTGGCGAGGAAATCCTCCTTGCGCCTGTAGCCAAAGAGTTTCACCAGGGATTCGCCTACATCAAGTAGGTTTCCCTCAGCATCTAAGAGGTATATCCCCTCCTTTAAATGTTCGAGGAGAGGGTCAAGTTGGAATCTTCCCTTTGACTTATCCTTTTCAGAAAGGCTTTTTCGCTGAGCCATTTTTCCGCGCTCCTCGCGCTAAGCTTGTTCCAAGATCTCTTTTACTTTGGCGACGAGTTCATTCACATCGAACGGCTTGGTTACATAGTAATCGGCGCCGAGCTTGTTCCCTTTTTCCCTATCCGTCATCTGTCCTTTAGAGGAGAGGATGAGGAAGGGGACCTTAACTAAGCGGGGTTGGCTCTTTACCCATTCGAGGAGGGCGAAACCGTCCATCCGGGGCATCATCACATCGGAGATGATGAGATCAGGAACATCTTTTTCCAATATCTCCTTCGCC contains:
- a CDS encoding response regulator; this translates as MAKKILIAEDEPHMVRLITYNLKKLGHKLLVANDGLEAKEILEKDVPDLIISDVMMPRMDGFALLEWVKSQPRLVKVPFLILSSKGQMTDREKGNKLGADYYVTKPFDVNELVAKVKEILEQA
- a CDS encoding PAS domain S-box protein; this encodes MAQRKSLSEKDKSKGRFQLDPLLEHLKEGIYLLDAEGNLLDVGESLVKLFGYRRKEDFLATDIAKEIYLEPAKREWFLHQLKEKGKISQLEVSYRKKTGEVIHCLESAVAVKDSRGKVIGYQGIIIDITEKKELEEALRREKEYVENILFNAIPAAVFIVSPDRKIVKVNREFERLLGYRKEELIGKSCSILECEECLEHCGLFDPEIKKPVSGKEKHFFTKDGRRITVLRSIDLLRDENGNITGGIEALLDISEMKEAEERFKLFYQAFSGSMDAICIADVDGRIIEVNEAFCEIWGYSKEEALKFRVADCWAPEQLDVILREVIPKTLKGGWTGELIGLRKNKERFIAELRSGSVRDEEGNVVAMLASSRDISDRKVLERESQLIQEINLRLNSGEELSRVIRMICEGARAIYNYHFFDLLLLSEDKKYLVYTYSTRPEALNAKIKEITGLDLVGLKIPLSPGSKLRKVVLEKRPLFSNGTMEVTELVKDFTDRVELKPAASMIANLLGCDYIVNIPITAGGEVLGVVGIGNTKPLGEEDVIRVRGFLDQIGVALGGRKLEEEIARSKAYLENLIENMGEGLIVTDAENKVLLVNRMAEAILNIDGDELVGKSVYDCHKPETRKKVEAVIAKFKSGSPEERHLYEMKIETGTKVIRANIAPIYSEPQGEFLGVALLLQDITRLAEIDRMKTDFVSAVSHELRTPLASITGFASTILNDPEMDAETRNEFLKIILDEGKRLTRLIEDLLDIQKIETGRIPTKKVWFDFPDMCQDVVEKLKPQAEKKGIPLSLEVAPDIGKVFADPDQMKQVMINLITNAIKFTPEQGNVWIRVVREDGMIRVEVEDTGMGIPKDEIPRVFEKFHRVHRPSTQIQGTGLGLPIVKSIIEKHGGRIFIESEVGKGTKVIFLIPEKEEQKEKKEKASS